One region of Salvia miltiorrhiza cultivar Shanhuang (shh) chromosome 3, IMPLAD_Smil_shh, whole genome shotgun sequence genomic DNA includes:
- the LOC131015753 gene encoding receptor like protein 27-like — MEGLPDLRVLVLKSNMFDGNMSLASRSNLPFPKLQVLDISENEFVGSLPQKYLKNFRAMMDAKENQTNILTPSDVDDRIFQGFLEMRITLKGLDQLLKRLLKTFATIDLSSNKFSGTIPHSIEIGFPPRRGSRLFCDNKAAISISENPVQHDRTKHVEIDWHFIKEKLDSGIIELPFIRSDEQLADILTKAVNTKVFREVLDKLSIGNAITQLAGEC, encoded by the exons ATGGAAGGTCTTCCTGACCTTCGAGTGCTCGTCTTGAAGTCTAACATGTTTGATGGTAACATGTCGTTGGCTTCACGAAGCAACCTTCCATTTCCGAAGTTGCAAGTTTTAGATATATCAGAGAACGAATTTGTGGGGTCTTTACCTCAAAAATATCTCAAGAATTTCAGAGCAATGATGGATGCGAAGGAAAATCAAACAAATATTCTAACACCAAGTGATGTTGATGATCGCATCTTTCAAGGTTTTTTGGAGATGAGAATCACCTTGAAAGGTCTGGATCAGTTATTGAAGAGATTGTTGAAAACCTTTGCAACCATTGACTTATCCTCCAATAAATTCTCTGGGACTATTCCACATTCCATAG AGATTGGCTTTCCTCCAAGAAGGGGAAGTCGGCTCTTCTGTGACAATAAAGCTGCGATTAGTATATCTGAAAATCCCGTACAACACGACAGGACCAAACACGTGGAGATCGATTGGCATTTCATCAAAGAAAAGCTCGATAGTGGGATCATTGAACTTCCTTTCATACGATCGGATGAACAGTTGGCTGACATATTGACTAAGGCTGTAAACACAAAAGTCTTCAGAGAAGTTCTGGACAAGTTAAGTATCGGAAATGCCATTACTCAACTTGcgggggagtgttga